In Equus quagga isolate Etosha38 chromosome 14, UCLA_HA_Equagga_1.0, whole genome shotgun sequence, one DNA window encodes the following:
- the ZNRF4 gene encoding LOW QUALITY PROTEIN: E3 ubiquitin-protein ligase ZNRF4 (The sequence of the model RefSeq protein was modified relative to this genomic sequence to represent the inferred CDS: deleted 1 base in 1 codon): MVQGSVWTRLVYPLGSILGVESRGHGAVSSASAAARAGQLLPRHDAERAAPGPCFRLAARVPAALGDGLGAPCSRPPPCPTPGTGPLGRPRRCPQASRLLSPAGPNSTRRPQEATMGRLRRALARGAVQVSLILCALLAPSRAVVRVVLAGNGSAVDFAGSQALFGAPLAPQGVRGYLMEAKPANACHPIDGPPRPGNGSLGAIVLIRRYDCTFDLKVLHAQRAGFEAAIVHNVHSDELVLMAHVYEDVRHRITIPSVFVGEAASQDLRVLVRCDKLAHVLLLPDYLPCPEPDCHPLLAASWVLGRALALLASAAFVLQRLWRWLWARWHAERAVKTQACQKAQVRTFTRHSDLCAICLDEYEEGDRLKILPCAHAYHCKCIDLWFSRGARRACPVCKQSVAGTEDGSDSTADSFRDEDPSLPGRRPPVWAIQARLRSRRLELLARAGPARHHRGATSLGTVEAEASSEGSPGAP, encoded by the exons tgtcctctgcCAGCGCAGCCGCCCGGGCAGGGCAGCTCCTCCCACGACACGATGCAGAGCGCGCTGCCCCGGGGCCCTGTTTCCGCCTAGCCGCCCGGGTCCCCGCCGCTCTGGGTGACGGCCTCGGCGCCCCCTGTTCGAGAccacccccctgccccaccccgggCACGGGCCCCCTGGGGAGGCCCCGGAGATGCCCACAGGCCTCC CGTCTGCTGTCCCCAGCGGGACCTAACTCCACACGGCGGCCACAGGAGGCAACCATGGGGAGGCTGCGGCGAGCACTGGCCCGGGGGGCCGTACAGGTGTCTCTGATCCTGTGCGCCCTGCTGGCGCCCTCGAGGGCCGTGGTGCGCGTCGTGCTGGCCGGCAACGGGAGCGCGGTGGACTTCGCGGGCTCGCAGGCCCTGTTCGGGGCGCCCCTGGCCCCCCAGGGCGTGCGTGGCTACCTGATGGAGGCCAAGCCGGCCAACGCGTGCCACCCTATCGACGGGCCCCCGCGGCCGGGCAACGGCTCCTTGGGCGCCATCGTGCTGATCCGCCGCTACGATTGCACCTTCGACCTCAAGGTGTTGCACGCCCAGCGCGCCGGCTTCGAGGCGGCCATCGTGCACAACGTGCATTCGGACGAGCTGGTGCTCATGGCCCACGTCTACGAGGACGTGCGGCATCGTATCACCATCCCCTCGGTGTTCGTGGGCGAGGCCGCCTCGCAGGACCTGCGGGTCCTGGTGCGCTGCGACAAGCTGGCGCACGTCCTCCTGCTGCCCGACTACCTGCCGTGCCCGGAGCCGGACTGCCATCCCTTGCTGGCCGCGTCCTGGGTCCTCGGCCGCGCGCTGGCCCTGCTGGCGTCGGCCGCCTTTGTGCTGCAGCGGCTGTGGAGGTGGCTGTGGGCCCGGTGGCACGCGGAGAGGGCGGTCAAGACCCAGGCGTGCCAGAAGGCACAGGTGCGCACCTTCACGCGGCACAGCGACCTGTGCGCCATCTGCCTGGACGAGTACGAGGAGGGCGACCGGCTGAAGATCCTGCCGTGTGCGCACGCCTACCACTGCAAGTGCATCGATCTCTGGTTCTCGCGGGGCGCCCGGCGCGCCTGCCCCGTGTGCAAGCAGTCGGTGGCCGGCACGGAGGACGGCTCCGACTCCACCGCCGACAGCTTCAGGGACGAGGACCCCTCGCTGCCCGGCCGCCGGCCCCCCGTCTGGGCCATCCAGGCCCGGCTGCGTTCCCGGAGGCTGGAGCTGCTGGCCCGGGCCGGCCCGGCCCGTCACCACCGCGGTGCCACGTCCCTGGGGACCGTGGAGGCCGAGGCGTCCTCGGAGGGGTCCCCGGGTGCCCCCTGA